Proteins from a single region of Sesamum indicum cultivar Zhongzhi No. 13 linkage group LG5, S_indicum_v1.0, whole genome shotgun sequence:
- the LOC105162565 gene encoding ganglioside-induced differentiation-associated protein 2: MASSSSDDFSVMVLASDLGIDARPFLSHSPQPPEEDNWHDCPSYLPSADDQNLDFSDLDALQFLRLERGSDKAGNRILRVVGKYFPAPVITGERLKKYVFHKISTEVPDGPFCIVYMHSTVQKEDNSPGITILRWIYEELPNDYKDRLQVVYFIHPGLRSRLVFATLGRFLLSGGLYWKIKYVSRLQYLWQDIKKGEVEIPEFVKEHDDILEHRPLTDYGIEPDPLHLMEVPSTAYSLGRYEAEWASRECRS, translated from the exons ATGGCGAGTTCGTCGTCGGATGACTTCTCCGTGATGGTTTTGGCGTCGGATCTGGGTATAGACGCCCGGCCCTTTTTGTCTCACTCGCCGCAGCCGCCGGAGGAAGACAACTGGCATGACTGCCCTTCCTATCTTCCCTCAGCCGACGATCAAAACTTAGATTTCTCCGACCTTGACGCCCTGCAGTTCTTGCGTCTCGAGCGTGGTTCTGATAAGGCGGGCAACCGTATCTTGCGTGTCGTCGGGAAGTATTTCCCCG CTCCTGTGATCACTGGAGAAAGGCTGAAAAAGTATGTCTTCCATAAGATTTCCACGGAGGTCCCAGATGGGCCATTCTGTATCGTGTACATGCATAGTACTGTGCAGAAGGAGGACAACTCGCCTGGCATCACAATCCTTAGATGGATATATGAAGAACTACCAAATGACTATAAAGATAGGCTTCAAGTTGTGTACTTCATTCATCCTGGACTACGGTCAAGGCTCGTCTTTGCGACACTTGGGAGATTTCTTTTAAGTGGAGG CTTATACTGGAAAATTAAATACGTAAGCCGCCTTCAATACCTCTGGCAAGACATAAAGAAGGGAGAAGTCGAGATTCCGGAATTTGTTAAAGAACACGACGATATCCTAGAACACAGACCACTGACAGACTACGGCATTGAACCAGATCCTCTCCATTTGATGGAGGTTCCGTCAACAGCCTACTCGCTGGGGAGGTATGAAGCGGAGTGGGCATCGAGAGAGTGCAGATCTTAG
- the LOC105162566 gene encoding LOW QUALITY PROTEIN: regulatory protein NPR5-like (The sequence of the model RefSeq protein was modified relative to this genomic sequence to represent the inferred CDS: inserted 1 base in 1 codon; deleted 2 bases in 1 codon), protein MSPEDSLRSLSLDYLNLLINGQAFSDVTFSVEGRLVHAHRCILAARSLFFRNFFCGPDSQSSGLDPLRMGPGTGSPRGPITQVIPVNSVGYEVFLLLLQFLYSGHVSIVPQKHEPRSNCGERGCWHTHCSSAVDLALDXLAAARSFGVEQLALLTQKQLESMVEKASIQDVMKVLIASRKQELHQLWTTCSHLVAKSGLPPEILAKHLPVDVVARIEELRLKSSLAHRSLLPPHHHHHHHLGAAADLEEQKIRRMRRALDSSDVELVKLMVMGEGLNLDEALALHYAVENCSREVVKALLELGAADVNYPAGPGPAGKTPLHIAAEMVSPDMVAVLLDHHADPNCRTVDGITPLDVLRTLTSDFLFKGAVPGLAHIEPNKLRLCLELVQSAAMVISREAENASAPSSTAVYAPNGDDHGSSASSGGANMAAAAAMNRRGTSMYHHHSHDHQY, encoded by the exons ATGAGCCCTGAAGACTCCTTAAGATCTCTCTCCTTGGACTACCTCAATCTGCTCATCAACGGTCAGGCTTTCAGCGATGTGACCTTCAGCGTAGAGGGCCGTCTCGTCCATGCCCACAGGTGCATCTTAGCAGCCCGAAGCCTGTTCTTCAGGAACTTCTTCTGCGGGCCCGACTCTCAGTCGTCGGGCCTGGACCCGTTGAGAATGGGCCCCGGTACGGGCTCTCCCAGAGGCCCCATCACACAGGTGATACCGGTGAACTCTGTGGGATATGAGGTTTTCTTGTTGCTTCTGCAGTTCTTGTACAGTGGGCATGTTTCGATTGTACCCCAGAAGCATGAGCCACGGTCTAATTGTGGGGAGAGGGGTTGCTGGCACACACATTGCTCCTCCGCCGTTGATCTTGCTCTTG CCCTCGCAGCCGCTAGATCTTTTGGTGTCGAACAACTTGCTTTGCTTACTCAG AAACAATTGGAAAGCATGGTAGAGAAAGCATCAATTCAAGATGTGATGAAGGTTTTAATAgcttcaagaaaacaagaattgCACCAACTTTGGACTACTTGTTCTCATCTAGTAGCAAAATCAGGCCTCCCACCGGAAATCCTAGCCAAACACCTCCCTGTCGACGTTGTCGCAAGAATTGAAGAGCTCCGCCTCAAGTCCTCCCTCGCCCACCGCTCCCTCCTCCCTCCCcaccatcaccatcatcacCACCTAGGCGCCGCCGCTGACCTTGAGGAGCAGAAAATCAGGCGAATGAGGCGGGCCCTTGACTCCTCCGACGTCGAACTCGTCAAGCTCATGGTCATGGGAGAAGGTCTCAATCTTGATGAAGCATTAGCACTGCATTACGCAGTAGAGAATTGCAGCCGGGAAGTAGTGAAAGCTCTGCTCGAACTCGGCGCAGCCGATGTTAACTACCCGGCGGGTCCG GGGCCGGCGGGCAAAACCCCACTTCATATCGCCGCAGAGATGGTGTCGCCGGACATGGTGGCGGTGCTCCTGGACCACCACGCTGATCCCAATTGCCGAACCGTTGATGGGATCACTCCGTTGGATGTGCTCCGAACCCTAACATCAGATTTTCTCTTCAAAGGCGCCGTTCCAGGGTTAGCCCATATCGAGCCCAACAAGCTGAGGCTTTGTCTTGAGCTGGTGCAGTCAGCAGCAATGGTGATCTCGAGGGAGGCGGAGAACGCGAGTGCGCCGTCGTCCACCGCCGTTTATGCACCGAACGGTGATGATCATGGTAGCAGCGCAAGCAGCGGCGGAGCTAACATGGCAGCGGCCGCCGCAATGAATCGACGTGGGACTTCAATGTACCATCATCACTCCCATGATCATCAGTATTAA
- the LOC105162567 gene encoding probable methyltransferase PMT7: MGWKAGQVVGVVLLVMIASFYTGTLFGNNSSFQYAPLKQQNVQQKAAPAASDSASSSGVFRNKVSLTYRTVPLRIPETGMNICPLRYNEYIPCHDVSYIKELLPKLDLSRKEELERHCPPLNRRLFCLVPPPIDYKIPIRWPTSRDYVWRSNVNHTHLAEVKGGQNWVHEKDQLWWFPGGGTHFKHGAPEYIQRLGNMTTNETGNLHSAGVFQVLDIGCGVASFSAYLLPLNIETMSFAPKDGHENQIQFALERGIRAMISALSTKQLPYPSNSFEMVHCSRCRVDFHENDGILIKEVDRLLRSNGYFVYSAPPAYRKDKDFPLIWDKLMNLTSAMCWRLIARQVQTAIWIKPDNNLCLQEKAQQKLISICDSTYNAKPSWKTPLRNCIEEHVSQKLPPKPQRLSEYSTSLTKLGINRDKFLLDTIYWQDQVRHYWRLMDVGEKEIRNVMDMNAFLGGFSVALSTWPTWVMNVVPASMNNTLSAIYDRGLIGAFHDWCEPFSTYPRSYDLLHANRLFSSYRSREEGCLLEDIMLEMDRMLRPQGYIIIRGEDDSLVSRIIDLAPKFLWDTQLHFLEDDRKRMEPVLFCRKKFWAIL, encoded by the exons ATGGGTTGGAAGGCGGGCCAGGTTGTAGGGGTAGTCCTTCTAGTGATGATAGCTTCCTTCTACACGGGCACTCTCTTTGGCAACAATTCTTCTTTTCAATACGCACCACTGAAACAGCAAAACGTACAACAGAAAGCAGCCCCCGCAGCCAGTGATTCAGCATCATCTTCTG GTGTATTTAGAAATAAAGTTAGTCTTACTTATCGGACAGTACCACTTAGGATCCCAGAAACAGGGATGAACATATGCCCTTTGAGATATAATGAATATATTCCGTGCCATGATGTTTCTTACATCAAAGAGCTACTACCAAAACTAGATCTTTCTAGGAAAGAGGAGCTGGAGAGGCATTGTCCTCCTCTCAATAGACGCTTGTTTTGTTTGGTTCCTCCACCAATTGACTATAAGATACCGATAAGATGGCCTACCAGTAGAGACTATGTTTGGCGAAGCAATGTAAATCACACGCATCTTGCTGAAGTTAAAGGAGGGCAAAATTGGGTGCATGAGAAGGATCAGCTCTGGTGGTTTCCTGGTGGAGGTACTCACTTCAAGCATGGAGCTCCGGAGTACATCCAGAG GTTAGGAAATATGACAACTAATGAGACTGGCAACCTCCATTCTGCTGGTGTATTTCAAGTTCTAGACATTGGTTGTGGAGTAGCTAGCTTCTCAGCGTATCTTCTTCCCTTAAATATCGAAACTATGTCTTTCGCTCCTAAAGACGGCCATGAAAACCAAATCCAATTTGCTTTGGAAAGAGGAATTCGTGCCATGATTTCTGCTTTATCCACAAAACAGCTGCCGTATCCCAGCAACTCCTTTGAGATGGTCCATTGTTCCAGATGTCGTGTTGATTTTCATGAGAATG ATGGCATTCTAATAAAAGAAGTGGATCGCCTGTTACGGTCAAATGGATATTTTGTCTACTCTGCCCCTCCTGCATACAGAAAAGACAAAGATTTCCCATTGATTTGGGATAAGTTGATGAATCTGACTTCTGCAATGTGCTGGAGACTCATTGCCCGACAAGTGCAGACGGCTATCTGGATTAAGCCAGATAATAACTTGTGCCTCCAGGAGAAGGCACAGCAGAAGCTTATTAGTATTTGCGATTCAACATACAATGCTAAACCATCATGGAAAACACCATTGAGGAACTGTATAGAAGAACATGTTTCCCAGAAACTCCCTCCAAAGCCACAACGCCTCTCAGAGTATTCCACAAGTCTCACTAAACTAG GTATCAATCGGGACAAGTTTTTATTAGATACGATCTATTGGCAAGATCAAGTCCGTCACTACTGGAGATTAATGGACGTTGGAGAGAAAGAAATACGGAATGTCATGGATATGAATGCTTTCCTTGGTGGATTTTCAGTTGCCTTGAGCACATGGCCTACTTGGGTCATGAACGTAGTTCCAGCAAGCATGAACAATACCTTATCTGCCATTTACGACAGGGGGTTGATAGGTGCTTTTCATGACTG GTGTGAACCATTCTCAACGTACCCACGCTCGTATGATTTGTTGCACGCCAACCGTCTTTTCTCTAGCTATAGAAGTCGTGAAGAAGGTTGTTTACTTGAGGATATCATGCTGGAGATGGACCGCATGTTGCGACCCCAG ggctatattattattagaggCGAAGATGATTCCTTGGTTTCAAGGATTATAGATCTTGCTCCGAAGTTTCTCTGGGACACTcaattgcattttcttgaagaCGATAGAAAAAGAATGGAACCCGTCCTATTTTGCAGAAAGAAGTTCTGGGCCATCCTCTAA
- the LOC105162568 gene encoding uncharacterized protein LOC105162568 — translation MLLSLLRKPKSATISAVNLRLSGRTSPFFSTLGHQPLLSSTEVQPLTKSALQSLVLSHYHHGKFRNLLQHVVASPSLLLTACQNLRKHAPDSPPPPLTLDWVSAQFFSLQELSFQLSKSSLDVESCCVPVFPEASRGTPLVLPSLKLKVVLEAVRIVLEVIYDDRFATFSYGGRANMGRHTAVRYLKNSVENPSWWFSVKFDNELFGARHVDKLCLMLGEKIEDSELLDFIRRLFDCKVVAVNLGGVCLGRGLPQECSLSSILINVYLNGFDKEVQELRLKTNKENPEFKENELVPGESSSINVFYKPVKIYAVRYLNEILIITSGTKMLAMDLKNRVVMFMEQNLDLKVDRQRTVIHSAVSEKIHFMGMELQAVAPSVLRPPMTEKAIRARKKYLRQKEVRLLELKNARERNRKKLGMKLMNHVLKKLKRSNGFKFDFEIENEVRQIFSTWADEVVHEFLRSVDERWEWHRELSSGDFLSLGRIRDLLPHDLVDAYDNFQHQVDKYLKPVKAKKELEEEVRRREEEEEQKYAQKTVEDLTKRCIKVDAPIELVRKAVKMVGFTNKMGRPRPISLLMVLEDVDIIKWYAGVGRRWLDFFCCCHNFRNIKTVVSYHLRFSCILTLAEKHEATKREAMRHFTKDLKVSGTNGTEEVHFPSEREIKMMGDKNLSDPKPVDGALTLALIRLVSDEPSRRCIAHFCDRTDTIVYRIRLLQNHLNVNPLDDYSWVLGMAVIHESLHRKCVPLCSDHISELYMGRLTLQDIDCTDLADID, via the coding sequence ATGCTCCTGAGCCTCCTCAGAAAACCCAAATCCGCCACCATCTCCGCCGTGAATTTACGTCTCTCCGGCAGGACCTCGCCGTTCTTCTCCACCCTCGGCCACCAGCCACTCCTTTCCTCTACAGAAGTCCAACCTCTTACAAAATCAGCCCTCCAATCCCTTGTTCTCTCCCACTATCACCATGGCAAATTCCGCAACCTCCTCCAGCACGTCGTCGCTTCGCCTTCCCTCCTCCTCACCGCTTGCCAGAACCTTAGAAAACATGCGCCGGACTCACCGCCGCCGCCACTCACTCTTGACTGGGTGTCGGCTCAGTTTTTCTCCCTCCAAGAACTCTCCTTTCAGCTCTCCAAGAGCTCGTTGGATGTTGAATCATGCTGCGTCCCTGTTTTTCCAGAAGCTAGCAGAGGTACACCCCTTGTGCTTCCCAGTCTGAAGCTTAAAGTTGTGCTTGAAGCTGTTAGGATTGTACTTGAAGTCATTTATGATGATAGGTTTGCCACATTTTCATATGGCGGCCGTGCAAACATGGGCCGCCACACAGCGGTTAGGTATTTGAAGAATTCTGTGGAGAATCCCAGTTGGTGGTTTAGTGTTAAATTTGATAACGAATTATTTGGTGCTAGGCATGTAGATAAGTTGTGTTTGATGCTAGGAGAGAAAATTGAAGACAGTGAACTTCTTGATTTCATAAGGAGGTTGTTTGATTGTAAGGTAGTTGCTGTTAATCTTGGTGGGGTTTGTTTGGGTAGAGGGCTGCCGCAAGAATGTTCTCTgagttcaattttgattaatgtttACTTGAATGGGTTCGATAAGGAAGTGCAAGAATTACGGCTGAAAACCAATAAGGAGAATCCGGAGTTCAAGGAAAATGAGCTTGTCCCTGGGGAATCGAGTTCAATTAATGTTTTCTATAAGCCAGTGAAGATTTATGCAGTCCGGTATTTGAATGAGATATTGATTATTACATCAGGAACGAAGATGTTGGCAATGGATTTGAAGAATAGGGTTGTAATGTTTATGGAACAGAACTTGGATTTGAAGGTGGATAGACAGAGAACAGTTATTCATAGTGCGGTTTCTGAGAAGATTCATTTTATGGGGATGGAGCTTCAGGCTGTTGCACCTTCAGTTCTGCGTCCGCCAATGACAGAGAAAGCAATTAGGGCGCGGAAGAAGTATCTTAGGCAGAAAGAAGTCAGACTTTTAGAGTTGAAAAATGCAAGGGAGAGAAACAGGAAAAAGTTGGGAATGAAGTTAATGAATCACGTGCTCAAGAAGTTGAAGCGAAGCAATGGATTCAAATTCGACTTCGAAATAGAGAATGAAGTGAGGCAAATCTTTAGCACTTGGGCTGATGAAGTGGTCCATGAGTTCTTGAGATCTGTAGACGAGCGGTGGGAATGGCACCGTGAGCTCTCATCTGGTGATTTTCTCTCTTTGGGCAGGATCAGAGATCTGCTCCCACATGATCTTGTTGATGCTTATGACAACTTTCAGCATCAAGTTGACAAGTATTTGAAGCCAGTGAAGGCTAAGAAGGAACTGGAAGAAGAAgtgagaagaagagaagaagaggaggaacAAAAGTATGCTCAAAAAACTGTCGAGGATTTGACAAAACGTTGCATCAAAGTCGATGCACCCATAGAACTCGTACGAAAGGCCGTCAAAATGGTTGGATTTACCAATAAGATGGGTCGTCCAAGGCCAATCAGTTTACTTATGGTTCTTGAAGATGTTGACATTATCAAGTGGTATGCCGGGGTTGGAAGAAGATGGCTCGATTTCTTTTGCTGCTGTCACAACTTCCGAAACATAAAAACTGTTGTAAGTTATCATCTTCGTTTCTCTTGTATCTTAACCTTAGCAGAAAAACACGAAGCCACCAAGCGCGAGGCTATGAGGCATTTCACAAAGGATTTAAAAGTTTCCGGTACTAATGGAACTGAAGAAGTGCACTTCCCTTCAGAAAGGGAAATCAAGATGATGGGAGATAAAAATCTTTCAGATCCAAAGCCCGTTGATGGAGCCCTGACTTTAGCCTTGATCAGACTGGTTTCTGATGAACCTTCACGCCGTTGCATTGCTCATTTTTGCGACAGAACCGATACAATTGTTTACAGGATCCGGTTACTGCAGAACCATCTGAATGTGAACCCATTGGACGACTATAGTTGGGTTCTTGGGATGGCCGTGATTCATGAGAGTCTACATAGAAAGTGTGTCCCCCTGTGTTCGGACCACATAAGTGAGTTATACATGGGAAGGTTGACTTTGCAAGATATTGATTGCACTGATTTAGCAGACATTGATTAA